Proteins from a genomic interval of Gossypium hirsutum isolate 1008001.06 chromosome A09, Gossypium_hirsutum_v2.1, whole genome shotgun sequence:
- the LOC107888780 gene encoding rust resistance kinase Lr10 isoform X1 — MLVHHLKQSVMTPPNPATKQLHALLLQLSWLPTKVKLIITGAILTSFLILLTVIGLYYVYHQEKKKKESQGKIEKFLEDNKAFKPSRYSFADIKRTTNEFKDKLGQGGYGTVFKGRLSNDVLVAVKILNDSKGNGEEFINEVGSMSRIHHVNVTRLVGFCADGYKRALVYEYLPNESLEKFIFSAKGENHVLGWNKLQDIALGIAKGIEYLHQGCEQRILHFDIKPHNILLDQNFNPKISDFGLAKLCSKDQSAVSMTAARGTMGYIAPEVLSRNFGNVSYKSDVYSFGMLLLEMVGGRKNINVTVENTSQVYFPEWAYNHLDNGEETRIRIENESHSEIARKLTIVGLWCIQWYPVDRPSMKVVIQMLEGEADSLTKPPNPFGAADHMKMSAFKYKKPVNIELAVIAE; from the exons ATGTTAGTACACCACCTCAAACAGAGTGTTATGACACCCCCAAACCCAGCAACCAAACAGTTACATGCCCTTCTGCTTCAACTGTCTT GGCTTCCTACGAAGGTAAAGCTAATTATTACAG GTGCAATCCTAACTTCGTTTCTTATTCTACTGACTGTCATTGGACTATACTATGTATACCATcaggagaagaaaaagaaagagagccAAGGCAAGATTGAAAAGTTTTTAGAAGATAATAAAGCTTTTAAGCCCTCAAGATACTCTTTTGCTGATATTAAGAGGACAACAAATGAATTCAAGGACAAACTCGGGCAGGGTGGTTACGGAACCGTGTTCAAAGGAAGGCTGTCTAATGATGTTTTGGTAGCTGTTAAGATCCTCAATGACTCCAAAGGCAATGGGGAAGAGTTCATCAACGAAGTGGGCTCCATGAGCAGAATCCACCATGTCAATGTGACTCGCTTAGTCGGATTTTGTGCTGATGGATACAAACGAGCACTTGTTTATGAATACTTACCGAATGAGTCATTAGAGAAGTTCATATTTTCAGCCAAGGGCGAGAATCATGTCCTTGGTTGGAATAAGCTTCAAGATATTGCCTTAGGTATAGCCAAAGGGATTGAATACCTACATCAAGGTTGCGAGCAACGGATCCTACATTTCGACATCAAACCTCACAATATTTTGTTAGACCAGAACTTCAATCCTAAGATATCTGATTTTGGTCTAGCTAAGTTGTGTTCCAAGGATCAAAGTGCAGTTTCTATGACAGCAGCCAGAGGAACCATGGGCTATATAGCACCCGAGGTCTTATCTAGGAACTTTGGGAACGTTTCATATAAATCAGATGTTTATAGTTTCGGAATGCTACTACTTGAAATGGTTGGAGGGAGAAAAAACATCAATGTCACAGTGGAGAACACAAGCCAGGTGTACTTCCCAGAATGGGCGTATAATCATTTGGACAATGGAGAAGAGACAAGAATAAGAATTGAAAACGAAAGCCATTCCGAGATTGCAAGAAAACTTACGATTGTTGGACTTTGGTGCATTCAATGGTATCCAGTAGATCGTCCTTCAATGAAAGTTGTGATTCAAATGTTGGAAGGTGAAGCAGACAGTCTCACTAAGCCACCAAATCCTTTTGGAGCCGCAGATCATATGAAGATGAGTgctttcaaatataaaaaacCTGTTAATATAGAGCTAGCAGTTATTGCTGAGTAA
- the LOC107888780 gene encoding rust resistance kinase Lr10 isoform X2, producing MLVHHLKQSVMTPPNPATKQLHALLLQLSWLPTKEKKKKESQGKIEKFLEDNKAFKPSRYSFADIKRTTNEFKDKLGQGGYGTVFKGRLSNDVLVAVKILNDSKGNGEEFINEVGSMSRIHHVNVTRLVGFCADGYKRALVYEYLPNESLEKFIFSAKGENHVLGWNKLQDIALGIAKGIEYLHQGCEQRILHFDIKPHNILLDQNFNPKISDFGLAKLCSKDQSAVSMTAARGTMGYIAPEVLSRNFGNVSYKSDVYSFGMLLLEMVGGRKNINVTVENTSQVYFPEWAYNHLDNGEETRIRIENESHSEIARKLTIVGLWCIQWYPVDRPSMKVVIQMLEGEADSLTKPPNPFGAADHMKMSAFKYKKPVNIELAVIAE from the exons ATGTTAGTACACCACCTCAAACAGAGTGTTATGACACCCCCAAACCCAGCAACCAAACAGTTACATGCCCTTCTGCTTCAACTGTCTT GGCTTCCTACGAAG gagaagaaaaagaaagagagccAAGGCAAGATTGAAAAGTTTTTAGAAGATAATAAAGCTTTTAAGCCCTCAAGATACTCTTTTGCTGATATTAAGAGGACAACAAATGAATTCAAGGACAAACTCGGGCAGGGTGGTTACGGAACCGTGTTCAAAGGAAGGCTGTCTAATGATGTTTTGGTAGCTGTTAAGATCCTCAATGACTCCAAAGGCAATGGGGAAGAGTTCATCAACGAAGTGGGCTCCATGAGCAGAATCCACCATGTCAATGTGACTCGCTTAGTCGGATTTTGTGCTGATGGATACAAACGAGCACTTGTTTATGAATACTTACCGAATGAGTCATTAGAGAAGTTCATATTTTCAGCCAAGGGCGAGAATCATGTCCTTGGTTGGAATAAGCTTCAAGATATTGCCTTAGGTATAGCCAAAGGGATTGAATACCTACATCAAGGTTGCGAGCAACGGATCCTACATTTCGACATCAAACCTCACAATATTTTGTTAGACCAGAACTTCAATCCTAAGATATCTGATTTTGGTCTAGCTAAGTTGTGTTCCAAGGATCAAAGTGCAGTTTCTATGACAGCAGCCAGAGGAACCATGGGCTATATAGCACCCGAGGTCTTATCTAGGAACTTTGGGAACGTTTCATATAAATCAGATGTTTATAGTTTCGGAATGCTACTACTTGAAATGGTTGGAGGGAGAAAAAACATCAATGTCACAGTGGAGAACACAAGCCAGGTGTACTTCCCAGAATGGGCGTATAATCATTTGGACAATGGAGAAGAGACAAGAATAAGAATTGAAAACGAAAGCCATTCCGAGATTGCAAGAAAACTTACGATTGTTGGACTTTGGTGCATTCAATGGTATCCAGTAGATCGTCCTTCAATGAAAGTTGTGATTCAAATGTTGGAAGGTGAAGCAGACAGTCTCACTAAGCCACCAAATCCTTTTGGAGCCGCAGATCATATGAAGATGAGTgctttcaaatataaaaaacCTGTTAATATAGAGCTAGCAGTTATTGCTGAGTAA